ACTTGCCTGTTTGATCTGCCAGCATACGCACTTGATCAGCCACAACAGCGAATCCTTTGCCATGCTCGCCCGCTCTCGCTGCTTCAATAGCAGCATTAAGAGCAAGTAAGTTCGTTTGAGAAGCGATGTCGGTTATAACATGAATGATTTTGCCCACTTCCTTGGAGTTGTCACCCAATTTCTTCACCTTCTCCACTAATTGCTGAACGGAGCTGTGAATGATAGCCATTTGTTTCATTGAATCCTGAATCGCCTCATTGCCATTCAATGACAATTGGGTTGCTCGGTTTACCGTAGAAGAAGCATCTTGAACTCTTATGACAATTTGCTTGCTATCTTCCAACATTCCGCCAAGGGTCTGTTTGCTATCCGCTAAATCCAGAACCTGCTTATAGCTGTCAGCTGCCACAATTTGTGCATGCACGGCCACATGCTCGGAAGCTGCGCTGGTCTGATCCGCACTAGCGGTTAGTTCTTCCGAAGATGCAGCAACCATCTCCGAATGGAGGCCGACTTGCAACATGATTTCTCTCAAATTAGATGCCATATGATGAAAAGAGTTAGCTAATTCTCCGATTTCGTCTTTGCTTCTAATGTTGAGATCTTGGACGGTCAAATCACCGCTTGCCAACTGCTCTGCGGCTGTTGTTACCCTCATAAGCGGTTTGGAAATCATCCTGGAAATCAAGTATGCCAAGCCAACACCTGCTAGAATTGTGCTTAGACTTAAAACAATCACAACAATCCGTCCAGATTTGAAGGTTTGAATAGAGCTGCCCGTCGCCAGATTAGAACCTGAATCACTCAGGCTTATTAACTGTGATAAGTAAAGCATGGCTTGATTAAAATGCGGGATCGACTGGGCTATAAGAAAATTAGCCGTTATGGAATCATGGCCTTTTCTAGCTTGAATGACCTCCGGAAAGGACTTTAAATACTGCTCTTCGGAATCAATGAATTGTTTGAATAACGTTCTTTCATTGTCATTCGAAGTATACGCGATATTATATCTCTTTTGAATCGTTTTCAATTCGGCTATCGAGTCATTCATTTTGCTTTGATACTGAATCGTTTTTTGATCATCCGTTTCCAGAATAATAGCCAACAATGAATGC
Above is a genomic segment from Paenibacillus sp. HWE-109 containing:
- a CDS encoding methyl-accepting chemotaxis protein, whose translation is MRLTIGRKILAGFLIILLLLAVVSGISVLRMSDMGQEAIAIENKWMPSVKTLAAMQATLYDIQHSLLAIILETDDQKTIQYQSKMNDSIAELKTIQKRYNIAYTSNDNERTLFKQFIDSEEQYLKSFPEVIQARKGHDSITANFLIAQSIPHFNQAMLYLSQLISLSDSGSNLATGSSIQTFKSGRIVVIVLSLSTILAGVGLAYLISRMISKPLMRVTTAAEQLASGDLTVQDLNIRSKDEIGELANSFHHMASNLREIMLQVGLHSEMVAASSEELTASADQTSAASEHVAVHAQIVAADSYKQVLDLADSKQTLGGMLEDSKQIVIRVQDASSTVNRATQLSLNGNEAIQDSMKQMAIIHSSVQQLVEKVKKLGDNSKEVGKIIHVITDIASQTNLLALNAAIEAARAGEHGKGFAVVADQVRMLADQTGKSAKQIANLVTNNQHETQITIQSMEMNAREVTEGMIRINEAGTSFTAIQEAVQLIEIQTKEVSTAVVQMATGAEQIASSIAVVTGLAEQSAANTQSVSGAAEEQLASMEEINASATALSTMAAELQSILNKFKV